The following are from one region of the Advenella mimigardefordensis DPN7 genome:
- a CDS encoding ArnT family glycosyltransferase: MQRTTPSRLTEIATRKLSRTALLVVGVLYIFAGLFYRDPWKTDDLTGLATMLTAFRGQEHAWLLPQIGNYAYAQEGPLLTWIGTLFIELFSPVFMLFQAPLEAQITAARLPIFIYFFVIIWATWYATYLLARRKECQPLALPFGGEPNPQDYGRMIADAAVLFIIATIGIVIRMHETSNFPLIMMCQAVAFYGMVRMLDHPIQGSTLAGLGLGAAFLTRGAIGGVPVLLALLGLLFFRNFGRRQKIWLLWSVALAAACCLIWLNAANNTNSYWTNSYLFWNNSLFSLPSPREIFSTLRDLSWFLWPTWPFMIIALWNWRKWMDAPHIFIPALLLGAAVVTVVFQQDAFESEYAMLALPCAILAALSLPTLRRSFVNTLDWFSIMIMSLAMIATWLGWIALNFGWPSKINHNITRLLTGFEPQISAIALVLAVGVCTAWFWTVSWRLRSNPAVIWRGIVLSATGLTLTWMLLALLWLPSINYNRSYKAVSDELATVIQEKNVPVDCIRQHGIGLGQRAAFYVFEGLQFSFDARCQYVLVQTTFEKIESEADPYPDNATLVWQGKRRPDRHEVFRLIQLPAK; encoded by the coding sequence ATGCAACGCACAACGCCCTCGCGCCTTACCGAAATCGCCACCCGCAAACTTTCCCGTACAGCCTTGCTGGTCGTTGGCGTGCTGTATATTTTTGCCGGGCTGTTTTACCGCGATCCCTGGAAAACAGATGACCTGACCGGGCTTGCCACCATGCTTACCGCCTTTCGCGGACAGGAGCATGCCTGGCTGCTGCCGCAAATTGGCAATTACGCCTACGCCCAGGAAGGCCCGCTTCTGACCTGGATCGGCACCCTGTTCATTGAGCTCTTCAGCCCTGTCTTCATGCTGTTTCAGGCACCGCTGGAGGCGCAGATTACCGCCGCCCGCCTACCCATCTTTATTTACTTCTTCGTGATCATCTGGGCAACCTGGTATGCCACCTATCTGCTGGCAAGGCGCAAGGAGTGTCAGCCGCTGGCACTGCCATTTGGCGGCGAGCCCAACCCGCAGGATTATGGCCGGATGATTGCCGACGCAGCGGTGCTGTTTATTATCGCGACCATTGGCATCGTGATCCGCATGCACGAAACCTCCAATTTCCCGCTGATCATGATGTGTCAGGCAGTGGCTTTCTACGGCATGGTGCGGATGCTCGATCATCCCATCCAGGGCAGTACCCTGGCCGGTCTCGGTTTGGGCGCCGCCTTTCTGACGCGCGGCGCTATCGGCGGCGTTCCCGTATTGCTTGCCTTGCTGGGGCTATTATTTTTCCGCAATTTCGGCCGCAGGCAGAAAATCTGGCTGCTGTGGAGTGTTGCTTTGGCGGCCGCCTGCTGCCTGATCTGGCTGAACGCGGCCAACAATACCAACAGTTACTGGACCAATAGTTACCTTTTCTGGAACAACTCGCTGTTCAGCCTCCCCTCCCCAAGAGAGATCTTTTCCACACTGCGCGATCTGTCGTGGTTTTTGTGGCCCACCTGGCCATTTATGATCATTGCCTTGTGGAACTGGCGCAAATGGATGGACGCCCCGCACATTTTCATTCCTGCGTTATTGCTCGGCGCTGCGGTCGTGACGGTTGTCTTTCAGCAGGACGCGTTCGAATCAGAATATGCCATGCTCGCTCTGCCTTGCGCCATTCTTGCAGCCCTTTCCCTGCCAACGCTGCGCCGTTCGTTCGTCAATACACTGGACTGGTTTTCGATCATGATTATGTCACTTGCCATGATCGCTACCTGGCTGGGATGGATCGCACTCAATTTTGGCTGGCCCTCGAAAATCAATCACAATATCACGCGCCTGTTAACCGGCTTTGAACCTCAGATTTCGGCCATTGCACTGGTGCTGGCCGTTGGCGTATGTACGGCCTGGTTCTGGACGGTTTCCTGGCGCCTGCGTAGCAATCCCGCCGTCATCTGGCGCGGCATCGTACTGTCTGCTACTGGCCTGACGCTCACCTGGATGCTGCTGGCACTGTTGTGGCTGCCATCCATCAACTACAACCGTAGCTATAAAGCGGTGTCCGATGAACTGGCCACGGTCATTCAGGAAAAGAATGTTCCGGTCGATTGCATTCGCCAGCATGGCATTGGTTTAGGGCAACGTGCGGCCTTCTATGTCTTTGAAGGGCTGCAGTTTTCCTTCGACGCCCGCTGTCAGTATGTGTTGGTGCAAACAACGTTCGAAAAAATAGAAAGCGAAGCAGATCCTTACCCGGATAATGCCACCCTGGTCTGGCAGGGGAAACGCCGGCCCGATCGACACGAAGTCTTTCGCCTGATTCAACTACCCGCCAAATAG
- a CDS encoding MATE family efflux transporter, translating into MSPRPSQTAHHGSVRKIVRLAWPMLISQWAGIAFAVLDSTMLGHTNPTSLQAMALSVSIFMTIHIGLMGIIHALVPICAQLFGARRPTEIGRFIGQGIWLSLFLSALGGSLLLFPDVWLSFSGDLPLQVRQEVTLYLRICCLALPATLMFRCVYALATSVQRPRLLMYVSLASVLLKLVFNWLLIFGHAGLPALGSTGAATSTAMVSWIALVVGVIAVLRDPFYRQFQLRLGKPAWSAQKEILQLGLPMGGSYLAEVSSFTFMALLAAREGTIVSGGHQILANLVSLLYMFPLAIGIATSSLVAQSLGAQQPGQARHLARMGIRLGLTGVALSLVVVMAARPQILQIYTSDPAIAAMAYALLTILPLLHTSDALQCMLSYILRAHKIATMPFVIQTGSLFGIGLLGGWYFGFGPGYRQLDGLAAVLTPGAPPGVASLWIMCSFSMLLCAITLAIWYWKSVNVQKR; encoded by the coding sequence ATGTCCCCTCGCCCCTCCCAGACGGCCCATCACGGGTCCGTCCGCAAGATTGTGCGCCTGGCATGGCCGATGCTGATCAGCCAGTGGGCAGGGATTGCTTTCGCCGTACTGGACAGCACGATGCTTGGGCACACAAACCCCACATCGCTGCAGGCCATGGCGCTCTCGGTATCCATCTTCATGACGATTCATATCGGACTAATGGGGATTATTCATGCATTGGTACCCATTTGTGCGCAGCTGTTCGGAGCCCGGCGGCCCACCGAAATCGGCCGTTTTATCGGCCAGGGAATCTGGCTTTCGCTGTTTCTATCGGCACTGGGCGGCTCCCTGCTCCTGTTTCCAGACGTGTGGCTTAGCTTCTCGGGCGATTTGCCTCTGCAGGTTCGCCAGGAAGTCACTCTGTACCTGCGCATTTGCTGTCTTGCGCTACCGGCCACGCTGATGTTCCGCTGCGTCTATGCCCTTGCGACGTCAGTACAGCGCCCGCGCCTGCTGATGTACGTGAGTCTGGCTTCCGTATTGCTCAAACTGGTCTTTAACTGGCTGCTTATTTTCGGGCATGCCGGCCTGCCTGCGCTGGGCAGCACCGGCGCGGCCACCTCAACCGCCATGGTGTCCTGGATCGCTCTCGTGGTGGGCGTGATCGCCGTCCTGCGCGACCCGTTTTATCGGCAATTTCAGCTCAGACTGGGCAAACCTGCCTGGTCTGCGCAAAAAGAAATCCTGCAACTGGGCCTGCCGATGGGTGGCTCTTACCTGGCCGAAGTCAGCTCGTTTACGTTTATGGCACTACTGGCAGCGCGGGAGGGGACGATTGTTTCCGGCGGCCACCAGATCCTGGCCAACCTGGTGTCGCTCCTGTATATGTTTCCCCTGGCCATTGGCATTGCGACATCATCGCTGGTTGCCCAATCGCTGGGCGCACAGCAGCCCGGACAGGCACGGCACCTGGCACGCATGGGCATCAGACTGGGCCTGACCGGCGTTGCGCTGAGCCTGGTGGTCGTTATGGCAGCCAGGCCGCAGATCCTCCAGATATATACCTCGGACCCGGCCATCGCTGCGATGGCCTATGCACTGCTAACAATACTTCCCCTATTACACACCAGCGATGCGTTACAATGCATGCTCTCCTATATATTGCGGGCGCACAAAATTGCAACGATGCCATTTGTGATCCAGACCGGATCGCTCTTTGGTATTGGTCTTCTGGGAGGGTGGTATTTCGGCTTCGGCCCGGGCTATCGCCAGCTGGATGGCCTGGCTGCTGTACTTACACCGGGCGCACCACCAGGCGTCGCATCACTCTGGATCATGTGCAGTTTCAGTATGCTGCTCTGCGCCATAACACTTGCCATTTGGTACTGGAAATCAGTC